GTTAATCGTGAAAACAATACTTGGAAAAAGCCGGAACAAAAGCCTCAACAAAATCCTTAATTTCGTTGTCAGGAATAAAAAGGAGGGCAGAAATGCCCTCTTTTTTTTGGTCATCTTTCCCTTTTTGTTTGTCTGAGGTTTTAATTCTAACTAAAGTTTTTTGCTCAATATCCTCTGACGAACCACTTCATAGAGCATGATTCCGGCAGAGACGCTTGCATTAAGCGATTGAATTTTTCCCCGAATCGGGATTTTCACAAGCTCATCGCAAGTTTCACGTACAAGATGCCTCATGCCTTTGCCTTCAGACCCAATTACCAACGCAATGTTCATTGAATAATCAAAATCGGTGTATGATTTCGTTGCTTGTAAATCGGTACCAACAACCCAGATTTGATGCTTTTTTAATTTGATCATTGTTTGTGAAAGATTTCCCACCCTACAGATTCTGACATAAGCCGTAGCGCCGGCAGAAGTTTTATGTACGGTTGAATTTATGGGCGCTCCGAAATCTTTTGGAATTAACACGGCGTCGACTCCCGCTGCCTCAGCTGAACGAAGAATCGCACCGAGATTTTGTGGGTCTTCAATGCTATCTAAAATCAAGAAAAATCGGGGTTGCACGGGGTTTTCAGCAAGAATATCATCAAGGTCATATATCTTTGTTTCGTCTGTAAGAGCGACAACCCCTTGGTGCTTATCCGTTTTAGCAAAATCACCTAATTTTTGATTGCTTGCTTTACCGATTGACACTTGATTTTGCTTGGCAATTATCAGCATTTCATTCAAACGCTTGTCATTGGCCATATTAATCGGAAAGTAAATTTTTGAAATTGTATCGGGTTTCGTTCGGAGGAGTTCATAGACGGCATTACGGCCGTAGATAACTTGTGGCATTTGTAAATTAGTGAATTAATCGAGTTAACTTGTTTTTGAATGATCAATTTAATTGTAAAAGTTGGTAGAGCAGTCTGCCGAAAGTACGGAATCTTCATTTTTTTATTCACAAATCCTTTCCTTCTTTATTCTCAGCAAACCGTGCAAACGCTGAACGGTGTCGATTTCGGAGTCTTTGAATCTGACTCCACATTCTATAAAGTTGAGGTGTATTTCAACTTTCCCAAATGGAAAATTCCTTATAAAGCCGTTAAACCTAATCTCTTCACAACCTCACTCAAATTATCATTAAAAGCAGAAGCGTCAACTGGGAAAGTATTTGAAACGCAATCTCAACTTGACTCCAATGATGATTCTAGCCGAATTCTTACTTCCACACTTTTAGGCTCAATGCGACTAAAGGTCATTGATGGCGAGTATAAATTTACCTTAACAGCAGAAAATCAAGACGGACGGTATAAAGCAAAAACCGAAAGAGTAATTAAAGTAGGAAACCCACGTTCAAAACTTAGATTGAGCTCATTGATTTCGGCATTTTCAATTGAATCATCCAAAAACATCAACTCGCCTTTCTATAAAAATAATCTTGAAGTTATTCCCAATCCTGAATCCGCCTATGGGAATGGGTTAGATACCGCTTTCTTTTATGCCGAACTATATGGCATTAAATCTGCGAATATTGTTGGAGAAAAAATATACCAATCAATTTTTCTCACAAGAGCCGGAAAAAAACTTGAAGAAACAGAAGTAAAGAAAGTTCGAAGCAGACTGTATGATGCTGTGGTATTTAAGGAATCAATGTTTGTCGGCGATTTACTCAGTGGTAGTTACGACTTTGTCGTAACTTTAGAAGATAGTAGTAAGCAAAAAATCGCTGAATCCAAGAAGCGAATCTTTGTCACCAATCCCGTTACAACCATAAAACGAAAGCGAATCAGTGACTCATTTCTTGAGCCCGAATTTGCCCGTTTAAGTGAAGAAGAACTTGATGAAATGCGCTCTCAAGTAAAGGCTATCATTACTGAAGATGAAGCGAAAGCCTACGAAACACTTACCACTTTAGACTCCAAAAAATTCTTTTTTCAACGTTTTTGGGAAGCTCGAGGTGGGGTAACAAAAGTACGCGAATTCGTTACTTTGATTGGTGAAACAAAATGGTGGGGCAGTTCATTTAGAAAAGGGTATGAAACAGACCGTGGGAAAATACTTCTCAAATATGGAAGGCCAACCAATGTTGAAGTTTTCTCCCAAGAATCGAATACCCGCGCACATGAAATTTGGACTTATGAAAATTTCCCGGGAAGAGGACGCGTCTCATTCGTTTTTGGAGATGTACGAGGTACAGGCGAATTTGAACTTCTTCATTCCGATGTTCCAACGGAAGCATTTAATCAAAACTGGAGATTGCGCTTGCAAAGTACCCAATCCGGCGCAGGAAGCAATTTTATGAGGTAGTTAACCGTGAAACTAAACCACTTTATAAGTGATGTCAAGGAAGCAGTTTTTCGCCTAAAACTTGCCTTAATCGCTAGTTTTAATCGCAAAGCAGGGCGTACTTCCAATTCCCTCCTTATCGCCTTGTTATTAAAATTTTTGGAATTAAAATTTAATAAAGCATCAATTTCAATTCCGCTTGAATTATCACAGATTAAGAAAATCCTGATTTTCCGCGGAGATCAAATTGGTGATATGATAGTCTTCACCTCAGCTCTAAGCGCGTTGAAATCAATTTTGCCCAAATCATCCATCCATATCTGGGCTTCGGCTTCAAACGAAATCATTCTCCGCTACAACCCCAATGTTGAAAAGATTTTCTCTGTTTCTCTTACCGAGGAATCAATAAATAAAAACATCGCTCAATGCCAAATGGAATCATACGATTTATTGATTGATGTTTCGTTTTGGGAACATTATCTCACGGCTTCAATTGCCCAAAAAATCAATCCAAAGGCTATTACTGTAGTGCTTGATAATAAAGAAGGAAAGCGGGAGTTGTATCTCAAGAAAATGTATCATGCTGTTCTTCTCCCCAAAGGTTTGAATTGGGCGGAAGAGTATCACTTAGCTATGCTTGAATTGTTTGGAGTAAATGAACCTAAGTCGGTAAAGACATCAATTTTTATCTCAGATATTGAAGCCAATGCTGTTTCAAAATTTCTTAACACTCATAAAATCAATGATTCATTTATCATCTTAAACCTAAGTGCAAGAGAATCATGCAAAAAATGGGGAGCAAAAAATTCTATAGAATTTTTGATCCGATATTGCCAAGACTTGCTTCCTCATAGCCAACTTCCAATCATCATAACAGCCGCTCCAAACGATTCATCGGATGTTCTTGAATTGCAAAGAACCATCTCAAATCCAAACATCTATTACTATCCTTTCACATCAAATTTTTTAGAAATCGTTGAACTCATCAATCGATCAATAGGTTGCCTTTCACCCGATACGGCTTTCGTTCATGCCTGTGCAGCAATGAACACGCCCATTTTGGTTTTGTGTACCACAAAATCAACAACCGCTCAATGGCTTCCTTTAACTGAGAAAAAGATTGTATTGTGGGCACCTCACAATCATGATACCTCAGCAATCCCTGTAGAAACTGTTTATCTCGCTTTTCAGCAGCTGTTGAATCAATTTATTATCAAGAAAGTTTAAAATGAAGATTGCAATAATCGGCAATGAGTATGAACAACAATTTCCTCTTATAGGCTATGGTGGAATTGAATCTTGTGTGGAAAATCTTGCGTTGGGTTTGTCAAAAACCGCCCAACAATTTTGTTGTATTGTCCCTAAACGAGTTGAAAATGAACCAAAAAAAAACCTTTATCCTTTTGAAATTATCGAGGCGGATTTCATTCCTTCAAAAAAATCGCGTCGAACCGTGTGGGATTTTATGGCAAAAGTTAAACCGATCCTTGAATCTTATCGACCAGATATCATTTGGTCTCAAAATGCGTGGTCTGTTGATGTCCCAATTTCATTAGGGATTCCTGTATTAACCACAATGCACGATAGTCATGAGCGAGAAGCCTCTTGGCTTAATAACTCTCCCTTAGTTTATTATCGCTACATTTCAAAATTCCAATTCAAGAATTGGGTAACTGAGGCGTGGCAACTTCCAAAAAGCACGCAAATTTACACCGGTCTTGATGAAAGCGAGTATGACTTTTCAGAAGTCACCGGTACATATTTCTTGTGGGTTGCCGGCCTTGGTTGGGGATGGGAAAATAAAGGTCTTCATCTTTTTGCGAAGCTGGCGAAGAGAAATCCTCATTTACACTTTATTGCCTATGGTAGCCGCCGATTTTCGGTCGAATTCAAACTTTTCTGTGCTACTTGGAATTTGAAGAACTTTGAGTTTAGAGGGATTTTAAGAAGGGGTGAAATGCACCGTGAAGTTTTCAAAAATGCTCGTGCATTTATCTTCCCAACGCAAATCCCGGAAACCTTAGGGAGAACCGTTCTTGAGAGTTTCTCTAAAGGCACACCTGTATTAGGCTCTGCCAATGGTGCTTTACCTGAACTAATCCAAGATTGTGGAGTTTCAACCAATTCGTTTGATGATTTAGAACAATCTCTTTACATGACCTTCAACCGAAAAAAATGTTTTGAGAATAGTTTGCGCTTTTCAGTTACTGAAGAGGTTCGTCGTATGGTAATGACAAGTCAATTGATTCTTTCAGGAAATCGCATTTCCAGTTTAAATGATGACAATGAATAACAAGCCTAAGTTTTTTGTCGTATTTAGGGCATGCGATGCCATAACATCATTCAACGGGTCTCCGCGTCCTTTTGGACTTAGCAAAACAGAGCTGGTTAAAATTTGTTTTCTTTCGCTTTATGAATCACTACTCCCTTATGAACATGAAATTGTTGTTTTAGGTGATAAACTTTCCAAAGATCTTGAAGATTTTTTTCTTAAATCGAAAGTCACGCTGATTCAAGGAAATTGGGGAAATGAAGCCTCTCTCCAAAAGGCATTTGATTTGGGATACAGCCAACCTAGTGCAGATTGGGTTTATTTTTGTGAGGATGATTACCTTCACTCAAAAGACGCTTTCCACCACATCACTGATCTGATAAGCAATAAAAAGGAAATCCTTTACCACAAACCGCGAGGCTTTTTTCAACGCCCATTTTCAACCGATTTTTCAACCCTACCCTTGGTCATCCATCCAACAGATTACCCCGATCGATA
This DNA window, taken from Chloroherpetonaceae bacterium, encodes the following:
- the rlmB gene encoding 23S rRNA (guanosine(2251)-2'-O)-methyltransferase RlmB is translated as MPQVIYGRNAVYELLRTKPDTISKIYFPINMANDKRLNEMLIIAKQNQVSIGKASNQKLGDFAKTDKHQGVVALTDETKIYDLDDILAENPVQPRFFLILDSIEDPQNLGAILRSAEAAGVDAVLIPKDFGAPINSTVHKTSAGATAYVRICRVGNLSQTMIKLKKHQIWVVGTDLQATKSYTDFDYSMNIALVIGSEGKGMRHLVRETCDELVKIPIRGKIQSLNASVSAGIMLYEVVRQRILSKKL
- a CDS encoding GWxTD domain-containing protein, whose protein sequence is MINLIVKVGRAVCRKYGIFIFLFTNPFLLYSQQTVQTLNGVDFGVFESDSTFYKVEVYFNFPKWKIPYKAVKPNLFTTSLKLSLKAEASTGKVFETQSQLDSNDDSSRILTSTLLGSMRLKVIDGEYKFTLTAENQDGRYKAKTERVIKVGNPRSKLRLSSLISAFSIESSKNINSPFYKNNLEVIPNPESAYGNGLDTAFFYAELYGIKSANIVGEKIYQSIFLTRAGKKLEETEVKKVRSRLYDAVVFKESMFVGDLLSGSYDFVVTLEDSSKQKIAESKKRIFVTNPVTTIKRKRISDSFLEPEFARLSEEELDEMRSQVKAIITEDEAKAYETLTTLDSKKFFFQRFWEARGGVTKVREFVTLIGETKWWGSSFRKGYETDRGKILLKYGRPTNVEVFSQESNTRAHEIWTYENFPGRGRVSFVFGDVRGTGEFELLHSDVPTEAFNQNWRLRLQSTQSGAGSNFMR
- a CDS encoding glycosyltransferase family 9 protein, translating into MKLNHFISDVKEAVFRLKLALIASFNRKAGRTSNSLLIALLLKFLELKFNKASISIPLELSQIKKILIFRGDQIGDMIVFTSALSALKSILPKSSIHIWASASNEIILRYNPNVEKIFSVSLTEESINKNIAQCQMESYDLLIDVSFWEHYLTASIAQKINPKAITVVLDNKEGKRELYLKKMYHAVLLPKGLNWAEEYHLAMLELFGVNEPKSVKTSIFISDIEANAVSKFLNTHKINDSFIILNLSARESCKKWGAKNSIEFLIRYCQDLLPHSQLPIIITAAPNDSSDVLELQRTISNPNIYYYPFTSNFLEIVELINRSIGCLSPDTAFVHACAAMNTPILVLCTTKSTTAQWLPLTEKKIVLWAPHNHDTSAIPVETVYLAFQQLLNQFIIKKV
- a CDS encoding glycosyltransferase family 4 protein; protein product: MKIAIIGNEYEQQFPLIGYGGIESCVENLALGLSKTAQQFCCIVPKRVENEPKKNLYPFEIIEADFIPSKKSRRTVWDFMAKVKPILESYRPDIIWSQNAWSVDVPISLGIPVLTTMHDSHEREASWLNNSPLVYYRYISKFQFKNWVTEAWQLPKSTQIYTGLDESEYDFSEVTGTYFLWVAGLGWGWENKGLHLFAKLAKRNPHLHFIAYGSRRFSVEFKLFCATWNLKNFEFRGILRRGEMHREVFKNARAFIFPTQIPETLGRTVLESFSKGTPVLGSANGALPELIQDCGVSTNSFDDLEQSLYMTFNRKKCFENSLRFSVTEEVRRMVMTSQLILSGNRISSLNDDNE